DNA sequence from the Calditrichota bacterium genome:
TGGTTATCCTGCTAAGGCTACAAAAGAATATGCGCAGGCCGTTGTGGATGTAATGGTGAAGCATACAATGGAACTTGTGAATGAATGGCTGGCTGGTAAGGATATGAAGAAAAAGGCATCGTCACCTCTTTATAATATGCTTTTTTTTAGAACAAATTTTGATAGAACCGTTATTTTTTCTGTGCTGATAATTTTTGTCATTATCTGCTATTTTGTATTTAGATAAGAGACCTGGAAAAAATCAGTTTTATTTTTCTTCCTGATTTATTCGTATTACAATTTTCCCTTTTACATTTTCCTCAATAAGTACTTTAAAAGCTTCAGGCGTCTCATCCAATTTGAATGTTCTGTCAACAACCGGTTTAATTTTTCCGGATTCAATAAATTGTATTATGTCAGCTAATCCTTTGTTTGGTTTTGCGCCGAGGATGCCCATTTTCCTTTTCCCGGTTAATGAAATTATTGATCCAAAAACAGCAGTTTGAAGTAGATGAGGAATGTTTCCACCAACCATTATGTAGACACCTTTTTTTGTAAGCGCGCGTTTATAATGAAAAATTGAGTGACTTGCAATGAGATCGAGAATCAAATCATATTTTTGCCTGTTCTCAGTAAAATCTTCCTGGGTATAATCTATAACTTCATCAGCGCCAAGTAAACGCATCAGCTCAAACTTCTGTAAACTATCGACGCAGGTAACATGGGCACCAAATAATTTTGCCAATTGAACTGCAAAACTGCCAGACCCACCACCGGCACCGTTTATCAATACCTTTTGCCCCGGTTGCACTTTTCCATTATCACGAAGTCCCTGAAGGGCCACAAGTGCAGCTTGCGGAATGGAGGAAGCTTTTTCAAATGATATACTTCCCGGTTTTAATAAAAGCCTGTTTGCGGGTACACAAACATATTCAGCCAATCCTCCCCAGAAATCAAAGATATCACCGAATACAGCATCTCCCTTTTTAAACTCTTTTACTTCTTCTCCACAAGCTTCAACAACGCCGGCAATATCGGAACCAAGGATGGTTTTTCCGGGCTTAAATAATCCCCACATTCTAGTATAAAACGGACGTCCTTTTAGAAACTCACCATCGGATGCGTTAAGCGATGTGGCATATATTTTTATTAAAACTTCATTACTTTTTGGAACAGGTTTATCGATATCTTTTAATTTTAAAACTTCCGGATTTCCATATTGGCTATAAACGATGGCTTTCATAACTGACCTTTGATTGCAGCTGCTAAAATATTGTCATTTAAATTATACTCTAAACTAAGCTCTTTCATTTTTTTGTGAAAGGCATTTCTGTAATAATACGGCATTTCTGAATTGTCAGAAAAAAACTTTTTGTACTTTTCTTCCAATTCAGGGTAATGTTTTTTTATAGCATTTAACATTAAAACCTTACTGCTGGATTTTTCATTACCAAAAAGTGTAATTGTGGCAGGCAAAAGATAGTGAACCTTTTTCTTTTTTAAAGTTGAAAAAAGTAAGTATAATTGTTTGGTTGTATCAGAAATATATGGGAAAAATGGCATCATGGTTACACCGCTTAAAAATCCACGCTGTACTGTTTTGTCGAGAATACTTAACCTTGCTGATGGCTTGGTTGCACCCGGCTCAAAAATGGCTGCTACATCATCATTCATCGAAGAAAAAGAAAAACTAATTATTGCGCCTCTTCCCAAATGCTTTAAATCGTCAGGCAGAATCGCTGACTTGTCTATTTGATTTAGTAAATCAAAATCACGTTCAATTAAATCTGATTTTGTGATTA
Encoded proteins:
- a CDS encoding NAD(P)-dependent alcohol dehydrogenase, whose translation is MKAIVYSQYGNPEVLKLKDIDKPVPKSNEVLIKIYATSLNASDGEFLKGRPFYTRMWGLFKPGKTILGSDIAGVVEACGEEVKEFKKGDAVFGDIFDFWGGLAEYVCVPANRLLLKPGSISFEKASSIPQAALVALQGLRDNGKVQPGQKVLINGAGGGSGSFAVQLAKLFGAHVTCVDSLQKFELMRLLGADEVIDYTQEDFTENRQKYDLILDLIASHSIFHYKRALTKKGVYIMVGGNIPHLLQTAVFGSIISLTGKRKMGILGAKPNKGLADIIQFIESGKIKPVVDRTFKLDETPEAFKVLIEENVKGKIVIRINQEEK
- a CDS encoding radical SAM protein, translated to MAKEIHVKSVLNKSKKRDSWFLDDYTFNPYSACSFNCLYCYIRGSKYGNNLEKSLSVKINAIELLDRQLANRAKKNQYGIIALSSATEPYLQMEEKYEITRNALKVILKHKFPVHIITKSDLIERDFDLLNQIDKSAILPDDLKHLGRGAIISFSFSSMNDDVAAIFEPGATKPSARLSILDKTVQRGFLSGVTMMPFFPYISDTTKQLYLLFSTLKKKKVHYLLPATITLFGNEKSSSKVLMLNAIKKHYPELEEKYKKFFSDNSEMPYYYRNAFHKKMKELSLEYNLNDNILAAAIKGQL